One part of the Ornithodoros turicata isolate Travis chromosome 2, ASM3712646v1, whole genome shotgun sequence genome encodes these proteins:
- the LOC135385078 gene encoding neprilysin-1-like, protein MLQVRTGLAPKLNTSEKLNKFYGDLPDLNGPYLRDVLNVSVFKTQKLWKHVLNGFEEFYEGTHLISDPYVNNAFNTPGRNLVTFLVPMMLKPNFNLGAPPEINYGTLGSTVTHEIMHDFDTYGRQFDLNGTKTPWFTKKSNKTFQKWERCYVKHIKNAPKARDYSRTPLEYQADALGMNSLLKAYQKAAKRSNVYLGNVKGFTRDQLFYIAKCLVWCEYDYTVIPPRHPPWDERCNVPLMNSEHFSKTFACREDSPMNPPKKCPFW, encoded by the coding sequence atgCTCCAGGTTCGAACGGGATTGGCCCCAAAACTGAACACATCAGAAAAACTCAACAAGTTCTACGGAGATCTTCCCGACTTAAATGGCCCCTACCTCCGCGACGTCCTAAACGTTAGCGTATTTAAGACTCAAAAGCTCTGGAAGCATGTATTGAATGGTTTCGAAGAGTTCTACGAAGGAACGCACCTCATTTCAGATCCATACGTCAACAATGCGTTCAATACACCTGGTAGGAACCTTGTTACATTCCTCGTTCCCATGATGCTGAAGCCCAACTTCAACTTGGGAGCCCCGCCTGAAATAAACTATGGCACACTGGGATCTACAGTGACGCATGAGATAATGCACGACTTCGACACATACGGCCGTCAGTTCGATCTCAACGGGACAAAAACGCCGTGGTTTACCAAAAAGAGCAATAAGACGTTCCAAAAGTGGGAGCGTTGTTACGTGAAACACATCAAGAACGCTCCGAAAGCAAGAGATTATTCTAGGACTCCATTGGAATATCAAGCAGATGCCCTCGGCATGAACAGTCTTCTAAAGGCCTACCAGAAGGCTGCAAAAAGGTCTAATGTTTACCTGGGCAACGTGAAAGGTTTCACGAGGGATCAGCTCTTCTATATTGCCAAGTGTCTGGTTTGGTGCGAGTATGACTACACAGTTATACCCCCGCGGCATCCTCCTTGGGATGAAAGATGCAACGTGCCCCTTATGAACTCTGAGCACTTCAGCAAAACATTCGCTTGCCGGGAGGACTCGCCCATGAATCCACCCAAAAAGTGTCCCTTCTGGTAG
- the LOC135384154 gene encoding endothelin-converting enzyme 1-like encodes MADSGAFDVFQEPTVTASDTSTKERTEPSHLDCSKTGIVVVLCIVIVLALALAALILVFTRNAEQSTPGEAGMEPTRKSITLPKLRPGSSEYVTDDYTDDDVPETTRQEPAEGTTPLKESGKVCDTDDCGFIREYIGALLDTDQDPCGNFFSFVCGKADRLRETGMYIDPAATEIMGELNLTRAILKSLRTEKIPRNGKTAFQQAAALYQHCEDDDSETSARVIRDFLAEHHMDLAGSLSFDPIDITVKFIFEIDICPIFCMNYFGSQGRNYFELEFANVALVTNEDYVNDTLSSVYSAKLPPIAENITEATHNIFLLPTPYDQKEEDRVFELWRIGLENEDEALSKVWTEALQRYTTSRALQNLTIHMSPYSFIYFHSFFGARRSLSADDIMLFYAWNTLLFLHRISVGPEKACDEIIVQYMPNAAGSAVVSHLLERTRMKGVIEMIQEIISEVEKSLRTTLLLDEETRAGALKKLSMLEIRTGLAPKLNTSEKLNKFYENLPDLNGPYLWDVLNVSAYRNQKRWKHALNGFHEFYVGWETDTSRPYTSNAFYRPLLNHVTFLVPMMLKPNFNLGAPPEINYGALGSTVIHEIMHGFDTYGRQYDLNGTKTPWFTKKSNKTFQKWERCYVKHIENAPKARDYSRTPLEYQADALGMNSLLKAYQKAAKRSSVYLGNVKGFTRDQLFYIAKCLIWCEYDQRVAADGLPPWDETCNVPLMNSEHFSKTFACRENSPMNPPEKCPFW; translated from the exons ATGGCGGATTCCGGAGCGTTTGATGTCTTCCAGGAACCAACAGTGACCGCCAGTGACACGTCCACAAAA GAGCGAACGGAACCTTCCCACCTTGACTGCAGCAAAACCGGTATTGTAGTGGTATTGTGCATTGTCATTGTTCTGGCCTTGGCCCTGGCAGCACTCATCCTGGTTTTCACGAGAAACGCGGAACAATCGACGCCGGGGGAAGCTGGGATGGAGCCGACTCGCAAGTCCATCACGCTTCCGAAACTCCGTCCGGGGTCTTCTGAATACGTTACTGACGATTACACAGACGACGACGTACCCGAGACGACTCGACAGGAACCGGCAGAAGGAACCACGCCCCTGAAAGAGTCGGGAAAGGTCTGCGACACCGATGATTGTGGGTTCATCCGCGAGTACATCGGGGCTCTGCTAGACACGGACCAAGACCCGTGTGGCAACTTCTTCTCGTTCGTCTGTGGAAAAGCTGACCGGCTGAGAGAGACCGGCATGTACATTGATCCTGCTGCTACCGAAATTATGGGTGAACTAAACCTGACGAGAGCCATACTAAAAAGTCTACGGACGGAAAAAATCCCCAGAAACGGAAAAACTGCATTTCAGCAAGCCGCAGCGCTCTACCAGCACTGCGAGGATGATGACAGCGAAACATCCGCGAGAGTCATCAGAGATTTCTTAGCCGAACACCATATGGATCTAGCAGGAAGCCTGTCATTCGACCCCATAGATATCACGGTCAAATTTATATTTGAGATTGACATTTGTCCTATTTTTTGCATGAACTACTTTGGTTCGCAGGGTAGAAATTATTTCGAGCTGGAGTTCGCAAACGTAGCATTAGTTACAAACGAAGACTACGTCAATGATACTCTTTCTTCTGTGTATTCCGCAAAGCTACCTCCTATCGCGGAAAACATCACGGAGGCAACCCACAATATATTTCTTCTCCCGACGCCATATGATCAGAAAGAGGAGGACCGAGTGTTTGAATTGTGGAGAATAGGATTAGAAAATGAAGACGAGGCCCTTTCCAAAGTGTGGACTGAAGCTCTCCAGCGGTACACGACATCTAGAGCGTTACAAAACTTGACCATACATATGTCACCATATagctttatttattttcacagctTTTTTGGTGCGCGAAGGAGCCTTTCCGCAGATGACATCATGTTATTTTACGCCTGGAATACTTTGCTGTTCCTCCACCGAATTTCGGTGGGTCCAGAAAAGGCGTGCGATGAAATCATTGTCCAGTACATGCCGAACGCGGCTGGTTCTGCTGTAGTCTCCCACTTACTTGAAAGGACGAGGATGAAAGGCGTTATAGAAATGATCCAAGAAATCATCAGTGAAGTCGAGAAGTCATTAAGAACCACATTGTTGCTGGACGAAGAAACACGCGCTGGGGCCTTGAAGAAGTTATCGATGCTCGAGATTCGAACGGGATTGGCCCCAAAACTGAATACATCAGAGAAACTCAACAAGTTTTACGAAAATCTTCCAGACTTAAACGGCCCTTACCTCTGGGACGTCCTAAACGTTAGCGCATACAGGAACCAAAAGCGCTGGAAGCATGCATTGAATGGTTTCCATGAGTTCTACGTAGGATGGGAAACCGACACCAGTCGTCCATACACCAGCAATGCGTTCTATAGACCTCTGTTGAACCATGTTACATTCCTTGTTCCCATGATGCTGAAGCCGAACTTCAACTTGGGAGCCCCTCCTGAAATAAACTATGGTGCGCTGGGATCTACAGTGATTCATGAGATAATGCACGGATTCGACACATATGGCCGTCAGTACGATCTCAACGGGACAAAAACACCGTGGTTCACCAAAAAGAGCAATAAGACGTTCCAAAAGTGGGAGCGTTGTTACGTGAAACACATCGAGAACGCTCCGAAAGCAAGAGATTATTCTAGGACTCCATTGGAATATCAAGCAGATGCCCTCGGCATGAACAGTCTTCTAAAGGCCTACCAGAAGGCCGCAAAAAGGTCCAGTGTTTACCTGGGCAACGTGAAAGGTTTCACGAGGGATCAGCTCTTCTATATTGCCAAGTGTCTGATTTGGTGCGAGTATGACCAGAGAGTTGCAGCCGACGGACTTCCTCCATGGGATGAAACATGCAACGTGCCTCTCATGAACTCTGAGCACTTCAGCAAAACATTTGCTTGCCGGGAGAACTCGCCCATGAATCCACCCGAAAAGTGTCCCTTCTGGTAG
- the LOC135385079 gene encoding uncharacterized protein LOC135385079 — MAIIATREIASSSFTMHGPSAWASARHFPEDEEEDEEEEETSVPTRDRRRRRRRRRRRSKRMADSGAFDAFQEPTVTVNDPSTKERTESSYLDRNKTCTVVTLSVVIVLALALAAVVVVFTRNGEQSTPGDAGMEPTRKSITLPRLPPGPSEPNTEDYTDYDVAETTPQEPAEGTTPLQESGKVCDTDDCGFIREYIGALLDTDQDPCGNFFSFVCGKTERLRLTHMYIDPTAHDLMGERNLTMAIQKSLRTEEIPRNGKTAFQQAAALYQHCNDDDRETSVRVIRDFLAEHHMDLTGSLSFDPIDITVKFVFEIDITPIFLMYYFASHGRTVFELEQGQGSLTLTERSINEIISSVYSTHLPELTQRIRELQDRVSLVTDFNWKQNAHKDDLVFELWKIGSENEDEALSKAWTEALQRYTTSRALQNLTILMSQENFANFHSFFGERRNVTADDMRLFCAWRTLLCLYQISLSSEKSCYKTILEYMPNAAGSSVVFHLKEGGRKPLQK; from the exons ATGGCCATTATAGCCACAAGGGAGATCGCTTCTTCCTCCTTCACAATGCATGGCCCAAGTGCATGGGCGTCCGCGAGACATTTCCCCGAGGATGAAGAagaggatgaagaagaagaagagacaaGCGTGCCCACACGGGACAGACGACGAAGGcggcgaagaagaagaaggcggTCGAAACGAATGGCGGATTCCGGAGCGTTTGATGCTTTCCAGGAGCCAACAGTGACCGTCAATGACCCGTCCACAAAA GAGCGAACCGAATCTTCCTATCTCGACCGCAACAAAACCTGCACTGTAGTGACATTGAGCGTTGTCATTGTCCTGGCCTTGGCCCTGGCAGCAGTCGTCGTGGTCTTCACGAGGAACGGGGAGCAATCGACGCCCGGGGACGCTGGGATGGAGCCGACTCGCAAGTCCATCACGCTTCCGAGACTCCCTCCGGGGCCTTCTGAACCCAATACTGAAGATTACACGGACTACGACGTAGCCGAGACAACTCCACAGGAACCGGCAGAAGGAACCACGCCCCTGCAAGAGTCGGGAAAGGTCTGCGACACCGATGATTGTGGGTTCATCCGCGAGTACATCGGGGCTCTGCTAGACACGGACCAAGACCCGTGTGGCAACTTCTTCTCGTTCGTCTGTGGAAAGACTGAGCGGCTGAGACTGACCCACATGTACATTGATCCTACTGCTCACGACCTGATGGGTGAACGAAACCTGACGATGGCCATACAGAAAAGTCTACGGACGGAAGAAATCCCCAGAAACGGAAAAACTGCATTTCAGCAAGCTGCAGCGCTGTACCAACACTGCAACGATGATGACAGGGAAACATCCGTGAGAGTCATCAGAGATTTCTTAGCCGAACACCATATGGATCTAACAGGAAGCCTCTCATTCGACCCCATAGACATCACTGTTAAATTCGTATTTGAAATCGATATTACTCCCATTTTTTTAATGTACTATTTTGCTTCGCATGGTAGAACTGTTTTCGAGCTGGAGCAGGGGCAAGGATCATTAACTCTGACCGAACGCAGCATCAATGAGattatttcttctgtgtattCCACACACCTGCCTGAACTCACGCAACGCATCAGGGAGTTACAGGACAGGGTATCGCTTGTAACTGACTTCAATTGGAAGCAAAATGCTCACAAAGATGACCTAGTGTTTGAATTGTGGAAAATAGGCTCAGAAAATGAAGACGAGGCCCTTTCCAAAGCGTGGACTGAAGCTCTCCAGCGCTACACGACGTCTAGGGCGTTACAAAATTTGACAATACTTATGTCACAAGAGAACTTTGCGAATTTTCACAGCTTTTTTGGAGAGCGAAGGAACGTTACCGCAGATGACATGAGGTTATTTTGCGCATGGCGCACTTTGCTGTGCTTGTACCAGATTTCACTGAGTTCAGAAAAGTCGTGCTATAAAACCATTCTCGAGTACATGCCGAACGCGGCAGGTTCTTCAGTGGTCTTCCACTTGAAAGAAGGAGGAcgaaagccattacagaaatgA